Proteins from a genomic interval of Arvicola amphibius chromosome 17, mArvAmp1.2, whole genome shotgun sequence:
- the Atp23 gene encoding mitochondrial inner membrane protease ATP23 homolog isoform X1, which produces MAGAPGGGGPGPAAGEPLLQRRDSGLGSPEPPAHGKPQQGFLSSFFTRDQSCPLMLQKTLETNPYVKVLLDAMKHSGCAVNKGRHFSCEDCDGNVSGGFDAAASQIVLCQNNIRNQAHMSRVVTHELIHAFDHCRAHVHWFSDVRHLACSEIRAASLSGDCSLLNEIFRLRFGLRRHHQTCVRDRAALSILAVRNISREEAQKAVDDVFESCFNDREPFGRIPHTKTYARYAHRDFQNRDRYYSNI; this is translated from the exons ATGGCTGGGGCTCCGGGCGGTGGCGGGCCAGGCCCAGCGGCGGGGGAGCCGCTGCTGCAGCGACGCGACTCTGGCCTGGGCTCTCCCGAGCCGCCGGCCCACGGGAAGCCCCAGCAGGGCTTCCTCTCCAGCTTCTTCACCCGGGACCAGAGCTGCCCGCTCATGCTCCAGAAGACGCTAGAGACGA aCCCGTACGTCAAAGTTCTCCTTGATGCAATGAAACACTCAGGTTG CGCTGTTAACAAAGGGAGACACTTCTCCTGCGAAGACTGTGACGGAAATGTCAGCGGAGGGTTCGATGCCGCAGCGTCTCAG ATTGTTTTGTGCCAGAATAATATCCGAAATCAGGCTCACATGAGCAGAGTCGTTACCCACGAGCTCATTCACGCCTTCGATCATTGTCGGGCTCACGTCCACTGGTTTAGCGATGTCAGACATTTGGCGTGCTCGGAG ATTCGAGCGGCAAGCCTTAGTGGAGATTGCTCACTCTTGAATGAAATCTTCAGGTTGCGTTTTGGATTAAGACGACACCACCAG ACTTGTGTGCGGGACAGAGCTGCTCTTTCAATCTTGGCTGTGCGTAACATCAGCAGAGAAGAGGCCCAGAAGGCTGTGGATGACGTTTTTGAGTCTTGTTTCAATGACCGTGAGCCTTTTGGCAGGATCCCCCATACTAAGACATATGCCAGATACGCTCACAGGGACTTTCAGAACCGTGATCGCTATTACTCGAACATATGA
- the Atp23 gene encoding mitochondrial inner membrane protease ATP23 homolog isoform X2: protein MAGAPGGGGPGPAAGEPLLQRRDSGLGSPEPPAHGKPQQGFLSSFFTRDQSCPLMLQKTLETNPYVKVLLDAMKHSGCAVNKGRHFSCEDCDGNVSGGFDAAASQPCSCARCCKYSPPSLLVTFTSFSRCKCLRRPAGTWSLQNVGWACVPLLGQSSVLNGHLCIRISLGTSAWSVFKVPWARYVQVQIYEFTVPCL, encoded by the exons ATGGCTGGGGCTCCGGGCGGTGGCGGGCCAGGCCCAGCGGCGGGGGAGCCGCTGCTGCAGCGACGCGACTCTGGCCTGGGCTCTCCCGAGCCGCCGGCCCACGGGAAGCCCCAGCAGGGCTTCCTCTCCAGCTTCTTCACCCGGGACCAGAGCTGCCCGCTCATGCTCCAGAAGACGCTAGAGACGA aCCCGTACGTCAAAGTTCTCCTTGATGCAATGAAACACTCAGGTTG CGCTGTTAACAAAGGGAGACACTTCTCCTGCGAAGACTGTGACGGAAATGTCAGCGGAGGGTTCGATGCCGCAGCGTCTCAG CCTTGTAGTTGTGCGCGGTGCTGTAAATATTCTCCACCTTCTCTGCTGGTGACATTTACAAGCTTCTCAAGATGCAAGTGTCTGAGGAGACCCGCCGGAACGTGGAGTCTGCAGAATGTTGGCTG GGCTTGTGTTCCTCTTTTAGGTCAGAGTTCTGTGTTGAATGGTCACCTGTGTATCCGGATCTCACTTGGCACTTCTGCTTGGAGTGTCTTCAAGGTACCTTGGGCTCGTTATGTCCAAGTTCAGATTTATGAGTTTACTGTCCCCTGTCTTTAA